One genomic window of Halogeometricum sp. S3BR5-2 includes the following:
- a CDS encoding aldo/keto reductase, producing the protein MTDDASGSTVGEAGVPAVGLGTMGLETTKEARAVTTALEMGYRHVDTAQIYDNEAVVGDAAAAADVPREDVFLATKVWADKLGYDDVLSSTRASLERLRTDYVDLLYVHRPIDAYDPETTLAAFDRLREEGLIRRVGVSNFTVEELATARDHLDAPIAAHQTEFHPLFNRPELLADAREHGEAVVAYSPMAGGLVSEVEEVVAVAEKHDTTPHAVSLAWARAKGCAVVPKASSESHLRANLAAATTLELDDEDVARIDGIDRERELFPE; encoded by the coding sequence ATGACGGACGACGCGTCGGGTTCCACCGTCGGCGAGGCGGGCGTCCCCGCCGTCGGACTCGGGACGATGGGCCTCGAAACCACCAAAGAAGCCCGCGCGGTCACGACGGCGCTGGAGATGGGCTACCGCCACGTCGACACCGCGCAGATATACGACAACGAAGCGGTCGTCGGCGACGCCGCGGCCGCCGCGGACGTGCCGCGCGAGGACGTTTTCCTCGCGACGAAGGTGTGGGCCGACAAACTCGGGTACGACGACGTGCTGTCGAGCACGCGCGCGAGTCTGGAACGACTGAGGACGGACTACGTCGACCTGCTGTACGTCCACCGGCCCATCGACGCCTACGACCCGGAGACGACGCTCGCGGCGTTCGACCGTCTGCGCGAGGAGGGTCTGATTCGCCGCGTCGGCGTGAGCAACTTCACCGTCGAGGAACTCGCGACGGCGCGCGACCACCTCGACGCGCCGATAGCCGCCCACCAGACGGAGTTCCACCCGCTGTTCAATCGACCCGAACTGCTCGCGGACGCGCGGGAGCACGGCGAGGCAGTCGTCGCCTACTCGCCGATGGCGGGCGGTCTCGTCTCGGAGGTCGAAGAAGTGGTCGCCGTGGCCGAGAAACACGACACCACGCCGCACGCCGTCTCGCTGGCGTGGGCGCGCGCGAAGGGATGCGCCGTCGTCCCGAAGGCGAGTTCGGAGTCGCACCTCCGGGCCAACCTCGCGGCGGCGACGACGCTCGAACTCGACGACGAGGACGTGGCCCGCATCGACGGTATCGACCGGGAGCGGGAACTGTTCCCCGAGTGA
- a CDS encoding HAD family hydrolase: MQYDAVIFDNDGVLVRLTTLDVLRRASRAAFEDVGISDPATEHVERMMLGVTPADVREVCETYEPAPAEFWAARDGAASDAQIREMRDGRMARYDDVSALERIDAPRGVVSTNQQATVDAVLDHHSLSHLFETAYGRDPTVESLRLKKPEPHYLERAMADLDAETALFVGDSETDVLAAHRAGVDSAFIRRGHRADAVLDERPTYEIETLYDLHDVDGVPLAAADGGAR, from the coding sequence ATGCAGTACGACGCGGTCATCTTCGACAACGACGGCGTCCTCGTGCGTCTCACGACGCTGGACGTGCTCCGGCGGGCCTCCCGCGCGGCGTTCGAGGACGTGGGCATCTCCGACCCGGCGACCGAACACGTCGAGCGCATGATGCTCGGCGTGACGCCCGCCGACGTGCGCGAGGTGTGCGAGACGTACGAACCCGCCCCCGCGGAGTTCTGGGCCGCGCGCGACGGCGCGGCCTCCGACGCGCAGATTCGGGAGATGCGCGACGGCCGTATGGCGCGCTACGACGACGTGAGCGCGCTGGAACGAATCGACGCCCCGCGCGGCGTCGTGAGCACGAACCAGCAGGCGACGGTCGACGCCGTTCTCGACCATCACAGCCTCTCGCACCTGTTCGAGACGGCGTACGGCCGCGACCCGACCGTCGAGAGTCTCCGTCTGAAGAAGCCCGAACCCCACTACCTCGAACGCGCGATGGCCGACTTGGACGCGGAGACGGCGCTGTTCGTCGGCGATAGCGAGACGGACGTGCTCGCGGCGCACCGCGCGGGCGTCGACTCCGCGTTCATCCGGCGGGGGCACCGCGCGGACGCGGTGCTGGACGAGCGACCGACGTACGAGATAGAGACGCTGTACGACCTGCACGACGTGGACGGCGTTCCGCTCGCCGCCGCCGACGGGGGTGCGCGATGA
- the msrB gene encoding peptide-methionine (R)-S-oxide reductase MsrB, translating to MSQQGSDAPTSDDEWRERLTDEEYEILRERGTEPKFSGEHLDRDEDGVYRCAGCGAELFEAETKYDSGCGWPAFFAANDDAVETETDTRHGMRRIEVTCKNCGGHLGHVFDDGPDPTGKRYCINSVALDFDPEE from the coding sequence ATGTCTCAACAGGGCTCGGACGCTCCGACGAGCGACGACGAGTGGCGCGAGCGACTCACCGACGAGGAGTACGAGATACTCCGCGAACGCGGGACCGAACCCAAGTTCAGCGGCGAGCACCTCGACCGCGACGAGGACGGCGTCTACCGCTGTGCGGGATGCGGCGCCGAACTGTTCGAGGCCGAGACGAAGTACGACTCCGGGTGCGGGTGGCCCGCCTTCTTCGCGGCGAACGACGACGCCGTCGAGACCGAGACGGACACCCGCCACGGGATGCGCCGCATCGAGGTCACCTGCAAGAACTGCGGCGGCCACCTCGGCCACGTCTTCGACGACGGTCCCGACCCGACCGGCAAGCGCTACTGCATCAACTCCGTCGCCCTCGACTTCGACCCCGAGGAGTGA
- a CDS encoding RAD55 family ATPase — translation MRIPSGVSGFDHLIQGGFLPGRLYVLSGPPGSGKTTFTAQFVAEGLRNGENCMYITMHETREELVNDMSSYDFGFETLTSSDQFRFINLASQKGKHILNQFSGSGNTSGVQSLTDKIVAFVNSRKVDRLVIDSTMLLQLLFTGDDQEMTRFLTALKQGDATTLLISEMTDPSSYSDEHFLAHGVVFFHNYLEATGMTRGIQVVKMRGTNIDCDIRSLTFTDGGLSVDPMDHVNF, via the coding sequence ATGCGGATTCCGAGTGGGGTCAGCGGTTTCGATCACCTCATCCAGGGGGGGTTCCTCCCCGGTCGACTCTACGTACTGTCGGGTCCTCCGGGAAGTGGGAAGACGACGTTCACCGCCCAGTTCGTCGCAGAGGGACTACGTAACGGGGAGAATTGTATGTACATCACGATGCACGAGACGCGCGAGGAACTCGTCAACGACATGTCGAGCTACGACTTCGGCTTCGAGACGCTCACCTCGTCGGACCAGTTCCGGTTCATCAATCTCGCGAGCCAGAAAGGCAAGCACATCCTGAACCAGTTCTCGGGAAGCGGCAACACCTCGGGCGTGCAGAGCCTGACGGACAAAATCGTCGCGTTCGTGAACTCGCGGAAGGTCGACCGCCTCGTCATCGACTCGACGATGCTGCTGCAACTCCTGTTCACCGGGGACGACCAGGAGATGACGCGGTTTCTGACCGCGCTGAAACAGGGGGATGCGACGACGCTCCTCATCTCCGAGATGACCGACCCGAGTTCCTACTCCGACGAGCACTTCCTCGCTCACGGGGTCGTCTTCTTCCACAACTACCTCGAAGCGACGGGGATGACGCGGGGGATTCAGGTGGTGAAGATGCGCGGAACGAACATCGACTGCGACATCCGGTCGCTGACGTTCACGGACGGAGGGTTGAGCGTGGACCCGATGGACCACGTGAACTTCTGA